A region from the Cryptococcus gattii WM276 chromosome H, complete sequence genome encodes:
- a CDS encoding uncharacterized protein (Similar to TIGR gene model, INSD accession AAW45601.1) — protein sequence MAAPRRSAGVTSSSGYADVAELEKYKLVSNIGKGSFGVISKVQRVSDGKEFALKQLDYSKMTEKDRKQILAEVAILDSLKHRNIVQLIQKIKDPKNERIYIVMEYCTSGDLGTLIRRAQRNNSSIPEDKIWNIFLQIVLALHHCHWPAERSVNSGGRQSVVAPSTDAGVARYQVLHRDLKPENVFLSDEFVKLGDFGLSKEMGTASFTSTYVGTPLYMPPEILAENRYDTKSDIWSLGCLVYEMCALHSPFSAAQTQPELITMVKSGKIPPLPARYSPALRSAIKAMLTLNPTKRPSTKDLLEMSEMKLHRKLFTVQNQTSLLFAKRDELKQFEDQIRARAVALDEREKELAGREASLQAREDLCENREEEAKETQRKLNQAAESLRGQWGRFREEKEQWEKYREQEEKAKETAFGVTDLSDEKCQFRTGVTGIARPPLAERNTAPASPVSRFTRTCFDTPSKIPLATAAASPAPLEARFGISHLQPRPATPLRRAATKSMGNLAGVARAQAAQEWTGVTQSTPAKQFSFPIRQQRTSIGSPSELQSVYCEDVSMISAIPSPWVSRPRKSSVAPSIVTGQQEGPDSGESFSTANSRPTSLAPTQIPAPTFTYREAATPAKWSLDDPDLPSPFIRRPNSMPIQPQSASFPPSSNLAEMRQPLGSINPQPTINGPSATLGGPVTKKIPSRSGNLHQHVLKVNAARVSGEGIVPSAAPVNVVRGRTGNRIG from the exons ATGGCGGCTCCTCGACGATCTGCTGGTGTCACTTCCAGTTCTGGGTATGCTGATGTGGCAGAGCTGGAGAAGTATAAGCTGGTATCAAACATTGGCAAGGGAAGTTTTGGAGTCATCAGCAAAGTTCAACGAGTGTCGGATGGCAAG GAATTTGCCCTAAAGCAACTGGATTATTCGAAGATGACAGAGAAAGACCGTAAACAAATCCTTGCTGAAGT AGCAATCCTCGACTCACTAAAGCATCGAAACATCGTACAGCTCATTCAGAAGATTAAGGACCCTAAGAATGAGCGGATATATATAGTCATGGAG TATTGTACCTCAGGCGACCTTGGTACTCTGATCAGAAGAGCCCAACGCAACAATTCTTCTATTCCAGAAGACAAGATATGGAATATCTTTCTGCAAATTGTACTTGCTCTTCACCACTGCCATTGGCCTGCAGAACGTTCCGTCAATAGTGGAGGAAGGCAAAGTGTCGTTGCTCCGTCAACTGATGCCGGAGTAGCGAGATACCAAGTGTTACATCGTGACCTCAAACCGGAAAATG TATTTCTTTCGGACGAGTTTGTCAAATTGGGAGATTTCGGATTGAGTAAAGAAATGGGAACTGCATCATTCACCAGCACTTACGTCGGCACTCCTCTGTATATGCCTCCAGAAATCCTTGCAGAGAACCGCTACGACACGAAGTCAGATATATGGAGTTTGGGATGTCTGGTCTACGAAATGTGTGCTCTTCA CTCTCCATTCTCTGCCGCTCAAACACAGCCTGAACTCATAACTATGGTAAAATCTGGCAAGatccctcctcttccgGCTCGCTACTCCCCAGCTTTACGTAGTGCAATTAAAGCTATGCTTACTCTAAAT CCCACAAAGCGACCCTCTACCAAGGACCTCCTAGAGATGTCCGAGATGAAGCTACATAGAAAACTCTTTACAGTTCAGAACCA GacttctcttctttttgcCAAACGTGATGAGCTCAAACAATTCGAGGACCAGATCAGAGCGCGGGCTGTAGCCCTGGAcgaaagagagaaagagttagcaggaagagaagcaaGTTTGCAGGCTAGGGAAGATCTTTGTGAGAAtcgagaagaggaagcaAAGGAAACACAGAGAAAGTTGAATCAAGCGGCAGAGAGTCTGAGAGGCCAATGGGGAAGGTTCCgggaggaaaaggaacAGTGGGAGAAATATAGAGAACAAGAGGAGAAGGCCAAGGAAACAGCTTTCGGAGTGACAGATTTGTCTGATGAGAAAT GTCAATTCCGCACTGGTGTAACAGGTATCGCTCGACCTCCCTTAGCGGAACGCAA CACTGCACCAGCATCACCTGTGTCTCGATTCACTCGAACCTGCTTTGACACCCCTTCAAAAATTCCTCTAGCCACTGCTGCCGCCTCCCCTGCGCCTCTTGAGGCACGTTTTGGTATTTCCCATCTTCAACCCCGACCTGCCACTCCTCTGCGTCGAGCTGCCACCAAATCCATGGGCAACCTTGCCGGTGTTGCTCGCGCTCAAGCGGCCCAAGAATGGACGGGTGTTACTCAGTCAACTCCTGCCAAGCAGTTTAGTTTCCCCATACGGCAGCAGCGCACATCGATCGGTAGTCCTAGCGAGCTGCAAAGTGTGTACTGTGAAGATGTTTCCATGATCAGCGCTATACCCTCTCCTTGGGTATCTCGACCTCGAAAAAGCTCTGTCGCTCCCTCTATTGTCACTGGTCAGCAAGAAGGTCCTGATTCTGGCGAATCATTTTCTACCGCCAACAGCCGTCCAACAAGCTTAGCACCCACGCAGATTCCGGCTCCAACATTTACCTACCGTGAAGCTGCCACTCCCGCCAAATGGTCACTTGATGACCCCGACCTTCCCAGCCCATTCATCCGCCGTCCTAATTCAATGCCTATCCAGCCCCAATCGGCATCTTTCCCTCCGTCGTCAAATCTGGCCGAGATGAGACAGCCCTTAGGTTCAATCAACCCTCAGCCTACCATCAACGGCCCATCTGCTACATTAGGAGGTCCTGTGACAAAGAAAATACCGAGCAGGAGTGGCAATTTACACCAGCATGTCTTGAAGGTCAACGCGGCGAGAGTGAGTGGGGAAGGTATCGTGCCGTCTGCTGCCCCTGTCAATGTGGTGAGAGGAAGGACTGGAAATCGTATTGGGTAA
- a CDS encoding Nuclear pore complex protein, putative (Similar to TIGR gene model, INSD accession AAW45348.1) translates to MVSQRTPYSSFASLFAAYQEQYSQAGPSTQLDSPINHEAVLDEQGGLIVSLMGSLEETIRSKTPTNSSSIEMDGEEQISEDEYKALLSEHRAWQLIRAVYDNRIPRADPKFVPRSAAQQIIEDPYTSPEDLIQTIVIEDPELSLWATLVEHLQTRPLLTSPPPLEARHGYLPSTVRRSKTRPTTDSPSLDPDFTVRDPHGPSLAGEDQTYQLPLLETLYNHVRYGELESAIKICEQGGEPWRGASLMGVRRWTMGGMNKGTEPTIMTGNRYRSLWKKCCRMIAKNHTLLPAERHLYAAMISDLPTLLPACESWEDHLWAHVQHRIEAKLEKRWRELGGFWEGEVGVGKDETEEEEMVRGGLEEVFASMRGLQNPSISTALTNPYYVAQQMILLGQTEALFQGFADQLLELESGVSPELIAPLLRFFTHLALILRTLSQPVPVSAANAIIQAYLQILEREGNDKLVAMYAACLREGSGEESYARFLWSMDPSASRDSRSEALLRAKKHNLDVALIARETVRLCLEEIIAGPLTRLFAEPDIVPISIGLTEHDVMLIRSIEWLTILPETAEDALVRSCQLVRYFLSKGQANAAQSLLLSLPSLLTSSSSINQSHLLELASYNRLFSLFSSNTYFTDTLFRQPSPTASKLEVHAWKKDLETVVEDIWKGTVGLAKERWLDLPRVSSEVEKENKGLYEYESEEERQKQLKLIRHIFVPDLILRLHNTLIEQSALFPYFLQRALELAGIVADGRYQVYESFLPLATIAGGMEVVGEGEKAVNRLEVYMDKIREVALEVLKSGSGTAFKVRKPA, encoded by the exons ATGGTGTCCCAGAGAACGCCTTACTCGTCCTTTGCGAGCCTGTTTGCAGCATATCAAGAACAGTATTCACAAGCCGGCCCCTCAACTCAGCTTGATTCCCCTATAAACCATGAGGCTGTCCTTGACGAGCAAGGTGGATTAATCGTTTCTCTTATGGGATCGCTCGAGGAAAC CATTCGGTCAAAAACACCGACAAACAGTTCGTCAATCGAGATGGATGGTGAAGAGCAGATATCGGAAGACGAATACAAGGCATTATTGTCAGAACATCGAGCGTGGCAGCTTATCCGTGCGGTCTATGA CAACCGGATACCCCGGGCAGATCCCAAATTTGTTCCTCGATCTGCTGCACAGCAGATTATCGAAGATCCCTATACTAGTCCGGAAGATCTCATACAGACAATTGTCATTGAGGACCCAGAATTATCACTTTGGGCT ACCTTGGTTGAACATCTCCAAACCCGCCCTTTATTAACTTCACCACCGCCTCTCGAAGCCAGACATGGCTACCTGCCATCCACTGTCCGTCGCTCTAAAACCCGTCCGACCACAGATTCCCCTTCACTCGATCCCGACTTTACCGTTCGTGATCCTCACGGTCCTTCGCTAGCGGGCGAAGACCAGACTTACCAGTTACCCCTCCTCGAAACACTATATAATCATGTCCGATACGGAGAGCTCGAATCAGCGATCAAAATATGTGAGCAGGGAGGTGAACCGTGGAGGGGTGCGAGTTTGATGGGTGTACGGCGGTGGACGATGGGGGGGATGAATAAAGGAACGGAGCCAACCATCATGACTGGAAACCGATATCGTTCCTTGTGGAAAAAGTGTTGCCGAATGATTGCAAAGAACCACACTCTCCTCCCTGCCGAGCGACATCTCTACGCTGCGATGATCTCGGATCTACCCACGCTCTTACCGGCATGTGAGTCGTGGGAAGATCATCTTTGGGCGCATGTGCAACATAGGATTGAAGCGAAattggagaagagatggcGTGAGCTTGGAGGATTTTGGGAAGGCGAAGTTGGGGTAGGAAAGGATGAAaccgaagaagaagagatggtgagagggggTCTTGAGGAGGTTTTTGCAAGTATGAGAGGTCTCCAGAACCCCTCAATTTC TACTGCCTTGACGAACCCGTACTACGTGGCTCAGCAGATGATCCTGCTCGGTCAAACAGAAGCCCTCTTCCAGGGATTCGCGGATCAACTTCTTGAGCTCGAGTCTGGGGTTTCTCCAGA ACTCATAGCACCCCTTCTCCGCTTCTTCACTCACCTCGCCCTCATCCTCCGCACCCTCTCTCAACCCGTTCCCGTTTCAGCGGCCAATGCTATCATCCAAGCCTATCTGCAAATTCTCGAGCGAGAAGGCAACGATAAGCTCGTCGCCATGTATGCTGCTTGTCTAAGGGAGGGCAGTGGAGAAGAAAGTTATGCGCGATTCTTGTGGT CGATGGATCCTTCTGCCAGCAGAGACTCCAGGTCAGAAGCGCTTTTGCGAGCCAAGAAGCATAATCTTGATGTGGCGCTCATTGCGCGCGAAACTGTCCGTCTTTGTCTTGAAGAAATCATTGCT GGCCCTCTCACGAGGCTTTTCGCTGAACCTGATATTGTCCCCATTTCTATCGGTTTGACGGAACATGATGTCATGCTTATTAGATCGATCGAGTGGCTTACCATCTTGCCGGAAACGGCGGAGGATGCGCTTGTGCGATCCTGCCAGCTCGTTAGATACTTCTTGT CCAAGGGTCAAGCTAACGCTGCGCAATCacttctcctctcccttccttcccttctcacttcctcttcttccatcaaTCAAAGTCACCTCCTCGAACTCGCCTCCTACAACCGgctcttttctctcttctcctccaaCACTTACTTCACCGACACCCTGTTCCGCCAACCTTCGCCTACTGCTAGCAAGCTTGAAGTGCACGcttggaagaaggatcTTGAGACTGTCGTGGAAGACATTTGGAAGGGTACTGTGGGGTTAGCCAAGGAACGGTGGTTGGATTTGCCTCGTGTGTCTTCCGAGGTTGAGAAGGAAAACAAGGGGTTGTACGAATACGAAagtgaagaggagaggCAGAAACAACTCAAGCTTATTCGACATATTTTCGTCCCCGATCTCATCCTTCGCTTGCACAACACTCTCATCGAACAGTCTGCTTTATTCCCATACTTTTTGCAGAGGGCCCTTGAACTGGCTGGCATAGTGGCGGATGGAAGGTATCAAGTGTACGAGAGCTTCCTGCCACTAGCGACGATTGCCGGAGGTATGGAAGTggttggagaaggagaaaaggCGGTCAACCGGCTTGAGGTGTACATGGACAAGATCAGGGAAGTTGCGCTTGAGGTGTTGAAGTCGGGGAGTGGGACAGCTTTCAAAGTGAGAAAACCAGCGTAA
- a CDS encoding Hypothetical protein (Similar to SGTC gene model, INSD accession EAL19170.1; CNBH2690) translates to MPKDPYTAIQESLEHARPQLTAFISGAYNAQQTRALLKLLDAIQDAAYSYVKSKKNKKKKDGDGDSGEAEQVKIDWLDTEGVHLWNLASQVNRATATTPELSKDELSTVAALRLTGFRLVEAATDIKGPTTFLIRLLGLTAKTMTALLEAGKAPMASQLALQGAEYEQLITSSTTIKEASELKQKVTVLVWYYMARIDFLLREGNDSFAYDLLYKATQLDETWSMTAQECRLLASKCWTVGNHMLNERTNVSGSIDWLKQGILLIEKLINRGVQLDHLKELHLNDSARAQLMKAEENPHALNSAAAALNELGELVADSDQATLHEMRLLQLHILKTRKAPDGELRIVMEDIMKLTDWTEESVLEILSQLASLIGQYPALPSQLVQTYLRLALASSAGHPYVRMIMYEGLLFMKALSPPTAGVRIAAGILDMISKDPDYQLDDKVSAIACQTLLWNIGMFNESKEKITEAAHWYQLAAHTVFKELGGENISRCFRKAALCHMKMTDWTAALDLISLCPKEEASTHYLAFLAAIRQGREEAAIGAVSSIVECSDFEAQQLVLMASLANEKGAKHVLIASMRALLNTLTYSAVKFDVQIETITVIRCLLRMTAMEWAHAEDKDRLVESMIEYLQTAIDILSEDPTRGQGQMKGIAWLYKCAYNVAVQGLNTLSSKSLADLFDVSAQLMSIYDVIETSGATDPDLHFVRGSAMFACLCGKIFFCRDLSSGPDKVLLLDQLLDYIPHCREALSSVKSTHPRWPVISHMRRIIDTSEVELQCESNEWTAIPPILQRIKKAHSSGEIIETNRTLEMMANVLFQYEECPSHITYQLLELILDTCPTAKANDVKLYSRWMRAILRILLHRNGAEEEAESLKYAEKALDVLKTSLGKSAYPLDEIQWLVATFWNKGLEWFSSSRVSQAKAWCEIAMTIAANTPELNIDRQKMNEHYQHLLSKINR, encoded by the exons ATGCCCAAAGACCCATACACGGCTATACAAG AATCTCTCGAGCATGCTCGGCCGCAACTTACAGCCTTCATATCCGGTGCATACAACGCTCAACAGACGCGTGCATTACTCAAACTGCTAGATGCTATCCAAGATGCAGCGTACAGCTATGTTAAGtcgaagaagaacaagaagaagaaggatggagaCGGCGATTCGGGCGAAGCTGAGCAGGTTAAAATAGACTGGTTGGATACGGAGG GTGTGCATTTGTGGAACCTTGCATCTCAGGTGAACCGCGCAACAGCTACAACTCCAGAACTAAGCAAGGATGAATTGTCTACGGTCGCAGCTT TAAGACTAACCGGCTTTCGACTTGTTGAGGCGGCTACGGACATCAAGGGACCAACGACCT TTTTGATACGCTTACTTGGGCTCACGGCAAAAACAATGACCGCTCTACTGG AGGCTGGAAAGGCACCCATGGCGAGCCAGCTAGCCTTGCAAGGAGCTGAG TATGAACAATTGATCACTTCCTCAACTACTATCAAAGAAGCGTCAGAACTCAAGCAAAAGGTAACCGTGCTCGTGTGGTATTATATGGCAAGGATAGATTTT CTGTTACGTGAAGGGAATGATTCATTTGCCTATGATCTCCTTTACAAAGCCACCC AGCTAGATGAGACATGGTCGATGACAGCGCAGGAGTGTCGCCTTCTGGCCTCCAAATGTTGGACAGTAGGCAACCACATGCTTAACGAGCGCACCAACGTTTCAGGGTCCATCGACTGGCTAAAACAAGGGATACTTCTAATTGAAAAGCTGATAAATCGAGGTGTGCAACTTGACCATCTTAAAGAACTTCAT CTGAACGACTCAGCCAGGGCACAGTTGATGAAAGCAGAGGAGAACCCTCATGCTTTGAACTCAGCCGCAGCGGCGCTCAATGAGCTGGGTGAACTAGTTGCTGACTCT GATCAAGCGACGCTGCATGAGATGAGATTGCTTCAGCTGCACATCCTTAAAACTAGGAAAGCGCCAGATGGAGAACTCCGGATTG TGATGGAAGATATCATGAAACTTACAGATTGGACTGAAGAAAGCGTGCTTGA AATACTATCGCAGCTGGCATCCCTCATTGGTCAGTATCCAGCTCTTCCTTCACAGCTAGTACAGACATACCTGCGGCTGGCCCTCGCCAGCTCTGCAGGACATCCCTATGTTCGCATGATTATGTACGAGGGTCTTTTATTCATGAAAGCGTTGTCTCCCCCGACGGCTGGTGTTAGGATTGCTGCTGGAATACTGGATA TGATTTCGAAAGACCCTGACTATCAACTAGATGATAAAGTCAGTGCAATAGCCTGTCAAACG CTTCTGTGGAATATTGGCATGTTCAATGAGAGCAAGGAAAAAATTACCGAGGCAGCTCACTGGT ATCAGTTGGCCGCTCATACTGTATTCAAAGAACTCGGCGGAGAAAACATATCCAGATGCTTCCG AAAAGCCGCTCTATGTCATATGAAAATGACCGATTGGACTGCAGCCCTAGATCTGATTTCACTTTGCCCCAAGGAAGAAGCTTCGACTCATTATCTGGCTTTCCTGGCGGCTATCCGACAAG GtcgagaagaagctgcCATCGGTGCTGTTTCTTCTATTGTAGAGTGTTCAGATTTTGAAGCTCAACAGCTAGTTTTGATGGC TTCACTCGCCAACGAAAAGGGCGCAAAGCATGTCCTTATTGCTTCCATGCGTGCCCTTCTAAACACACTGACATATTCTGCTGTGAAATTCGATGTGCAGATTGAAACTATCACTGTTATCAGGTGTCTACTTCGAATGACGGCCATGGAATGGGCCCATGCGGAAGACAA AGATCGACTTGTGGAGTCTATGATCGAGTATTTGCAGACAGCCATTGATATACTTAGCGAAGATCCTACAAGAGGACAAGGGCAAATGAAAGGAATAGCATGGTTATACAAGTGTG CATACAATGTTGCAGTGCAGGGCCTCAATACATTATCATCAAAATCTTTGGCAGATTTATTCGACGTATCAGCACAG CTTATGTCTATATACGATGTTATAGAGACATCAGGCGCAACAGATCCGGACCTTCACTTTGTCCGTGGCTCTGCCATGTTCGCTTGCCTTTGTGGGAAAA TCTTCTTTTGCAGAGACCTTTCCAGCGGACCAGACAAG GTCTTATTACTTGACCAGCTTCTCGATTATATCCCTCACTGCCGTGAAGCTCTGTCTTCAGTCAAATCAACACATCCTAGGTGGCCAGTCATTAGTCATATGAGACGTATCATCGACACATCTGAAGTTGAACTGCAATGTGAATCGAACGAATGGACTGCCATTCCGCCCATTTTACAA CGAATAAAGAAAGCACACTCAAGTGGAGAGATAATTGAGACGAATCGAACGTTGGAGATGATGGCCAACGTCTTG TTCCAATATGAGGAGTGTCCTAGCCACA TCACCTACCAACTCCTCGAATTAATACTCGACACATGCCCAACAGCTAAAGCCAATGACGTTAAACTATACTCAAGGTGGATGAGAGCAATACTGAGGATTCTGCTACATCGTAACGGagcagaagaggaagctgAATCTTTGAAATACGCGGAAAAAGCGCTTGACGTCCTAAAAACATCACTTGGCAAGAGC GCATATCCGTTGGATGAGATCCAGTGGCTGGTCGCGACATTCTGGAACAAGGGTCTAGAGTGGTTCAG CTCATCACGCGTATCCCAAGCAAAGGCATGGTGCGAGATTGCAATGACTATAGCTGCAAATACGCCTGAGCTAAATATCGATCGTCAAAAG ATGAATGAGCACTATCA ACATCTTCTGAGCAAGATTAACCGCTAA